A single Brassica napus cultivar Da-Ae unplaced genomic scaffold, Da-Ae ScsIHWf_1298;HRSCAF=1853, whole genome shotgun sequence DNA region contains:
- the LOC125596824 gene encoding transcription factor MYB34-like has product MVRTPCCKEEGIKKGAWTPEEDQKLTAYLQLHGEGGWRTLPEKAGLKRCGKSCRLRWANYLRPDIKRGEFTPEEEDTIIKLHALKGNKWAAIATCLAGRTDNEIKNYWNTNLKKRLKQKGIDPTAHKPINSTDQTGSEPKHHKLGSSGSARLLNRVASKYSVDSNRDLLTGIIIGNSTNIADVSQSSGDVDSPTKNSTSTLLNQMAAASSGFISIQNNTSTSPGFSDNCSFSDGFTEFFSNDEISGMYTNVDNVGLMEELKDILSYGGADLGDIKDSPEVNVTDDMDFLDSWNKDDDLDLEKFVSSLDSKIGVFV; this is encoded by the exons aTGGTGAGAACACCatgctgcaaagaagaaggaataaAGAAAGGAGCTTGGACTCCCGAGGAAGATCAAAAGCTCACTGCTTATCTTCAACTACATGGTGAAGGTGGATGGCGTACTCTCCCGGAAAAAGCTG GATTGAAGAGATGTGGGAAGAGTTGTAGGCTGAGATGGGCTAACTATCTAAGACCCGATATTAAGAGAGGAGAGTTTACTCCCGAAGAAGAAGACACTATTATCAAACTTCATGCTCTTAAGGGTAACAA GTGGGCCGCAATAGCAACATGTTTGGCGGGACGAACTGACAATGAGATTAAGAATTATTGGAACACGAATCTCAAGAAGCGTTTAAAACAAAAAGGTATCGATCCAACCGCTCACAAACCGATCAATTCAACCGATCAAACCGGTTCAGAACCAAAACACCATAAACTCGGTTCATCCGGTTCCGCAAGGCTTCTTAACCGCGTTGCAAGCAAATACTCGGTCGATTCAAACCGGGATCTACTAACCGGAATCATCATAGGAAACTCCACAAACATCGCAGACGTTTCACAAAGTTCCGGCGACGTCGATTCTCCGACCAAGAATTCGACCTCCACGCTGCTCAACCAAATGGCGGCAGCGTCAAGCGGTTTCATATCGATTCAGAACAACACGTCGACCTCTCCCGGTTTCTCCGACAACTGTTCTTTCTCAGATGGTTTCACTGAGTTCTTTAGTAACGACGAGATCTCCGGTATGTATACCAACGTCGATAATGTTGGCCTTATGGAGGAGTTAAAGGATATTTTAAGCTACGGCGGTGCCGACCTTGGAGATATCAAAGACTCGCCCGAGGTTAACGTAACTGATGATATGGACTTTCTTGATTCTTGGAACAAAGATGATGATTTGGATTTGGAGAAGTTTGTAAGCTCGTTAGATTCCAAGATTGGTGTCTTTGTCTGA
- the LOC125596823 gene encoding glutathione S-transferase T3-like produces MDKQTSYVNLSFSQSQTTVDLESPEPYWFGTQGPDESVLESPLNSAFGTSAKERRKWSPREDKILIGAWLNTSKDAVVSNDQKAGRFWKRIVDYYNNCPQLVGATPRELNQCKQRWARINEQVSKFVGSYDAALWEQRSGQNDDDVTKAALEYFFNRHGTKFVMEHAWRELRHDQKWASTYVGKDGGNEKRKQVDIEEEVGEPEGRPMGIKASKAAAKKKKNGKEESLSQIQAIMEMKSKVSKQKLLERLLSKKDPLTEMETSLKLKLRFSSRVTGVAMHG; encoded by the exons ATGGATAAACAAACTAGTTATGTAAACCTCAGCTTTAGTCAATCTCAGACTACAGTGGACCTTGAATCACCCGAACCTTATTGGTTCGGTACCCAAGGTCCTGATGAGTCAGTTCTCGAGTCTCCTCTCAACTCTGCTTTCGGCACTAGTGCCAAGGAGAGGAGGAAATGGTCCCCGAGGGAGGACAAAATCCTTATTGGTGCTTGGCTTAACACCAGTAAGGATGCGGTGGTGAGCAATGACCAGAAAGCTGGTCGCTTCTGGAAGAGGATTGTCGACTACTACAACAACTGCCCGCAACTGGTGGGAGCAACACCTAGAGAGCTGAATCAGTGCAAGCAGAGGTGGGCTAGGATTAACGAGCAAGTCAGCAAGTTCGTTGGATCATATGACGCGGCTCTGTGGGAGCAGAGAAGTGGTCAAAATGATGATGACGTGACGAAAGCTGCTCTAGAGTACTTCTTCAATCGTCACGGGACCAAGTTTGTCATGGAACATGCATGGAGGGAGTTGAGGCATGACCAGAAATGGGCCTCCACCTATGTGGGTAAGGACGGTGGGAATGAAAAGCGGAAACAAGTTGatatagaagaagaagtgggagaACCAGAGGGTAGACCTATGGGGATCAAGGCTTCTAAAGCTGctgctaagaagaagaagaatggtaAAGAAGAGTCGTTGTCACAGATTCAGGCCATAATGGAGATGAAGTCAAAAGTGTCAAAGCAGAAGTTGCTTGAACGTCTACTTAGCAAAAAAGACCCACTCACTGAGATGGAAACATCTCTTAAGCTCAAACTCAG GTTCAGCAGTAGGGTCACGGGTGTTGCAATGCACGGGTGA